The Gemmatimonadota bacterium DH-78 region CTGAGGAACTCACCCGATCGGACCTCGAGGATCCGCCATCCTCGCTCCGGCGTGAATCGGGCCCTCACCTCGGCCTCGGTCACCTCGCGAGGCACGTTCGGGATCTCGAAGTCGATCGCGAACTCGTGGAGGTACAATCGGCCGCCCGGCCGGATCGCGCGCGCGAGGTCCTCAGCGTAGGCATCGCATTCCTCTGGCCCGAACAGGTGGAGGAAACCGGAATCGACAACCGCCCCGAGGGCATGCCCGAACGCGGACGGCCGCAGCGCATCGGCGACCCGGAACTCCAGGAGCTCGGCCACGGTGGCCGGGAGCGCGCCGCGCTTCTCTTCCGCCTGGGAAATCGCTTCCTCAACGAAATCGACACCGATCGCGCGCACGCCCGACTCGGCCAAGTGGATGGCGAGATCGCCGGAACCACACCCGACGTCGAGGACCGGACCCTCCGGTGGGTAGTCCTCCAGAAGTGTAGCCATCGCCGGCTGCACCCTCCCGATGTCCCACGGGGCGGCGTGCGCGTACACGGCTTCGAAGAATGCGAGGGGGTCGGGACCGAACTGGCTCATTGTGCGATCGCAGGAGACAAGCAGGCGCCGGAGCGGACGAACGTACCGCGCCCGGCCTCGGTCGCAAGACGACTCCACGAGGATCCGCAGCCACGGGATCGCTGTGCCGCAAGCGCGAGGAGTCAGGGCCCGCAGACCCCGATGGGGAGCACCCAAACGCCGTCCGCGCGACGATGGGCATAGGTTCCCGAGCCCACGATGACCGCAAGAAGCGCCGGTTCCCCCGATCGGTCGGCATCCACCCGATCCCGGAATCGCAGCAGCGTCTCGGCACCCTGCTCAATCCAGCGTTCACCTCCGAGCTTGACCTCGAACGCGGCCCAGGGGCCCGCATGCGAAGCGACCACTGCATCGACCTCCAAGCCGGTGTTGTCCCGATAGTGGTAGACGTCGGCGTCGGCCGCCTGTGCATACACTCGAAGGTCTCGCACGACCATGGATTCGAACAGGAAGCCGAACAGCTCCAGGTCCTGTCTGAGCTTGTCCGGTCCGGTCCGAAGCGCGGCGACGGCCAGCGAGGGATCGACGAGGTGTCGCTTCGGTGCCTGCCGCAGAACGGACTTCGATCGCAGGTGAGGGGCCCACGCTGGCTGGTCCTCGACGATCATGAGCCGCATGAGAGCCTCGGCGTACTCGAGCGCGGTGTGGTTTCGCAGGACCCCGTCGTCGCCAGCGGTGTCGGCAGCGATCGTGGCCATGGAAGCATTCGTGGCGGTGTTTCGCGCGTACGATCGAATGAACCGGCCCACTCGCTCGGGGTCCCGCGCCACCCCATCGACGCGGGAGATGTCGACGCGCCGAACCTCTTCGAGATAGTCGCGGTTCGACTGGAGGGCAGCTTCCATCGATCGGTGCAGGTGCCCAGGCCAGCCACCCACACAGAGGAGTTCGAACAGATCGTCAGCCTCCAGCTCGGAGCGGCTGCCGCCTTCCAACTCAGCTGAAAGCGCAGCTCGCAGAGAGATGGCTCCGGTCGATGCACCCGACTCGAACAACGACATCGGTCGCATGCGAAGTCGGGTCAGCCGGCCTGCGCCCGTGTGGCGAGTCGCGTCGTCGGCAGGGACGGCTGAGCCCGTCAGAATGAACTGGCCGGGAGTCTGTCGGTCGTCGATGGCCCTGCGTACATGATTCCAGATCGCCGGTTCGACCTGCCACTCGTCGATCAGCCGCGGGGTCGGTCCCGCCAGTACGAGTCCCGGGTCGAAACCGACTGCCTTTCGAGCGGTCTCATCGACATCCAGCAGCACCTCGCTCGCCGCCTGCTGGCGGGCGGTGGCCGTCTTCCCGCATGCCTTCGGACCCTCGATGACGACCGCGCCGGTGGCATCGAGACGCCGCACCAACTCGCCATCGGCGATTCGAGATCGATAGTCCACGTGCGCTCCCTCAGAAGGCACAACGACACGTACGCAACGCTGCAGACGACACATTCGCAACGTGGCCAGCGACACAAATGTAATATCCTCAGCGACACGATTGCACCCCGACCCTCTCGCGTCGCTCCCCATCGCCAGTGACGAGCGGGGCGAGCATCGCCCTGGATAAGGTCTCCGACGAAGGGGCGAATCTCGAGGGCACGATCCATATCTCCCCGAGGGCCGGCCGCGCGAGGAGTCAGACCGAATCGATGCGGAGGCACGCGAGGGGCGACACCCGGCCGGCGAAGCGGGCCGGAAGCCAGCTGGCCAGCAGCCCGGCACCCAGGAGGACGGCGCTCGCGCCGACCCATGTCACAGGGTCCATGCCCGAGATCCCGAAGAGGCGCGAGTCCACGAATCCGACCCCCATCAGGGCGAGGAGGAGTCCCCCGAGCACTCCGAGCAAGGTCACCCCCGCCCCGTGTCGCACGACGGCACGGGTCAGCAGGCTGCCGTGGGCTCCGAGAGCGAGGCGCACGCCGAACTCGCGCCGACGGGTGCGGACTGCATGCGACAGAGTGCCGTAGAGGCCGACGGCCGAGAGCGCCGAAGCCAGAAGCGCGAAGGCGCCGAGGACGCTGGTGAAGAAGGCGGGCTCGGTGAAGCGGTGAGCAGCGGCTTCGGGCACGGACCGTAGCGAACGCAGGGTCGCGGCCCCGCCGAAGGAATCGAGCAATGCCGAGAGTTCGGCGGCCGGCGTGGCGCCGTCTGCAGTCCGGATGACGAGGTCGAGGGGTGCCAGCGGCACCTGGGACCAGGGCACCCAGATGTGCTGCTCCGGCTCGAGCGCCGGCCCTCGATAGCGTGGATTCGCCACGACACCGACCACTTCGCGGGGTGTGAAGGTGCCGTCCCCGCCGAGAATGAGCCGCTCACCCAACGCCGACCGGTCGGGCCACAGGGCCGCGGCGACCGACTCCGAGATGACGGCGACGGCGGGGGCTTCCGACCGATCGGCGTCCGAGAGGAACCGACCCTCGCGCAGGCGCAGTCCCACACCTTCGAGATGGCCGGGGCTGGAGCGATGGAACTCGATGGCGGAGGGATCGAGTTGGTCGGGAGGCAGGCTCGCCCCCTCGGGCTCTGCATAGCCGCGCATGCCCCCCGGCATGTACGGGGAGCCGGAGGTCAGCGACGCGTGTGTCACCCCGGCGATTCCGGCGGCGCCGTCGCGGAGTCGAGTCAGGAGTGAAGGATCGAAGTCGGGTCCACCGATGCCGTCGAGTCGAAGCGTCGCCACGGCCAACCCTCGGGCATCGAAGCCCTGCTCGACGGCGTGCATCCGCACCAGACTTCGGGTCAGGAGCCCGGCGCCGATCGCGAGGGCCAGTCCCATGGACACCTGGATCAGAACCAGTGCGTCGCGCAGATGCGCGAAACGCACCGACCCCGTGGCGGCCCGGGCGCTCCTCTGCAGACCGCCCGGGTGAGCAACCAGCCGGAGCGCGGGGAGCAGCCCGACCAGGAGTCCGATGAGCACCGAGACCGCCAGAGCCACGGCCGCGACCCGAGCGTCGAGTGCGACCTCGGCCAGTCGCGGCAGGTCGATCGGCGCAGCGTGAACGATGGCCCGGGTCACCATGCGTGCCGCCCAGAGTCCCGCCACCCCCCCGACGAAGGCGAGCACGACGGTCTCGGTCGCAACCTCCGCAACGACGCGTGCACGCGAGGCCCCGAGGCTGAGCCGGACCCTCAGAGAGGCGGCGCCGTCGATCGTTCGCAGCACCACCAGATTCCCGATGTTCAGACAGGTGATGGCGAGGAGCAGCGACACCGCGCCCATGAGCATGGCGAGCGTGGGTCGGGCTCCACCCAGCGTTTCCGCGCGCAGCGGGCGGACCGTCAAGCCGTTGAAGGCCCGAGGAGAAAGGGAGTGCGCCGTGATCAGCCCCTCCGCCACCGCCGTGAGTTCAGCCTCCAATCGCTCCACCCCCACATTCGGCGCGAGCCTTCCGACCACATCGAGAAAGGCGAGCCCACGTTCGCCGGTCGGCAGGGGCGCGTGCGCGAGGGGTACCCAGAGCTGGGTTCCACCAAGGTTCGTGGCTTCCGGGGGAAAGAAGTCGGGCCCCATCACCCCCACGATCGTGGCAGGGCTTCCCTCGATCGAGATCGAGCGGCCGATCGGGCTGTCGTCGCCGAACTGGGCCGCTGCAAAGGCGTGCGAAACCACGACGACCCGCGGCGCACCCGGGCGATCGTCGGACTCGGCGAGGATCCGCCCCTCGAGAGGCGCCCGGCCCAGCGTGGCGAAAAACGCTCCGGATACCCATCCGCCACGCACCAACTGGTTGGGCCTTCCGTCGATCCCGACCCCGATGGACGCGGGACTCGAAGCGGTCGCCATGGCCAGCCCGGAGGTCTGTTCCACGATGTCGCGGAAGTTGGGCCCGGAGAGCGAACCCGGCCCCGGACGACCCTCCCGGGCCGCCCCTATGCGCACCAGGGCCTCCGGATCGCCGTAGGGAAGCGGCCGGAGACTGACCCCGTCGACGATGGTGAACACGGTCGCGGCGGCACCGAGGCCGAGTGCGAACACGCCCCCGACCATCGCCGACCACCGCGGACTCCGGATCAGGCGCCGCACCGCGTAGGGGACCACGCTTCCGTACCCACTGGATCGACTGCGAGACCGGCGCGACCGGCGAAGGCGCAGCCCCGTGGCGACGAGATTGCACGCCTCGGCGACGGTGTCGATGGCGGCGGGCCAACGCGTCGGTCCGGCGGCTCGCCGGGCCGTGAAGGTAGCCTCGATGTCCTCGGCATCGTCGAGTCGCGTCGCGCGGGGCCACGCTCGCAGCGCACAACGAATCATCCAGCGCTCCCACCCCCGCACCGGAGTCACGAGGTGCCTCCTGCATCGGCGAGGCGTCGCCGGCCCACATCCACCAGGCGTCCGAGGCGGGCGACTTCGTCGGCCACGGCCCGACCTCCGCGGGGAGTGAGCGCGAAATACTTGCGGCGCGCGTCGTTGGAGCCGGCTTCGGACTCCGGCGCAGTGGTCGGCTCGACCAACCCGGCATCTCTCAGTCGCCGCAGGGCCAGATACAGCGTACCCGAGCGCAGGTGCGAGGCAGCTCTCCCTCGCGATTCGATGTCTTGGATGATGCCGTACCCATGGAGCGGGCCGGCCGCCAGTGCGAGAAGGATCTCGAACTCGAGCGGTGTCGGGGTGGGCGGCGGGGTGTCGGACATGGACCGTGGGGAGGAGGTTTATATAGGGGTCGTACCTATAGTGGGACTCCACTCGGCTGTAGAGCGTTGCATGTCGACGGATC contains the following coding sequences:
- a CDS encoding class I SAM-dependent methyltransferase; translation: MQPAMATLLEDYPPEGPVLDVGCGSGDLAIHLAESGVRAIGVDFVEEAISQAEEKRGALPATVAELLEFRVADALRPSAFGHALGAVVDSGFLHLFGPEECDAYAEDLARAIRPGGRLYLHEFAIDFEIPNVPREVTEAEVRARFTPERGWRILEVRSGEFLSQVAPMPTPAILACVERVVR
- a CDS encoding DUF4143 domain-containing protein — its product is MDYRSRIADGELVRRLDATGAVVIEGPKACGKTATARQQAASEVLLDVDETARKAVGFDPGLVLAGPTPRLIDEWQVEPAIWNHVRRAIDDRQTPGQFILTGSAVPADDATRHTGAGRLTRLRMRPMSLFESGASTGAISLRAALSAELEGGSRSELEADDLFELLCVGGWPGHLHRSMEAALQSNRDYLEEVRRVDISRVDGVARDPERVGRFIRSYARNTATNASMATIAADTAGDDGVLRNHTALEYAEALMRLMIVEDQPAWAPHLRSKSVLRQAPKRHLVDPSLAVAALRTGPDKLRQDLELFGFLFESMVVRDLRVYAQAADADVYHYRDNTGLEVDAVVASHAGPWAAFEVKLGGERWIEQGAETLLRFRDRVDADRSGEPALLAVIVGSGTYAHRRADGVWVLPIGVCGP
- a CDS encoding ADOP family duplicated permease; translated protein: MTPVRGWERWMIRCALRAWPRATRLDDAEDIEATFTARRAAGPTRWPAAIDTVAEACNLVATGLRLRRSRRSRSRSSGYGSVVPYAVRRLIRSPRWSAMVGGVFALGLGAAATVFTIVDGVSLRPLPYGDPEALVRIGAAREGRPGPGSLSGPNFRDIVEQTSGLAMATASSPASIGVGIDGRPNQLVRGGWVSGAFFATLGRAPLEGRILAESDDRPGAPRVVVVSHAFAAAQFGDDSPIGRSISIEGSPATIVGVMGPDFFPPEATNLGGTQLWVPLAHAPLPTGERGLAFLDVVGRLAPNVGVERLEAELTAVAEGLITAHSLSPRAFNGLTVRPLRAETLGGARPTLAMLMGAVSLLLAITCLNIGNLVVLRTIDGAASLRVRLSLGASRARVVAEVATETVVLAFVGGVAGLWAARMVTRAIVHAAPIDLPRLAEVALDARVAAVALAVSVLIGLLVGLLPALRLVAHPGGLQRSARAATGSVRFAHLRDALVLIQVSMGLALAIGAGLLTRSLVRMHAVEQGFDARGLAVATLRLDGIGGPDFDPSLLTRLRDGAAGIAGVTHASLTSGSPYMPGGMRGYAEPEGASLPPDQLDPSAIEFHRSSPGHLEGVGLRLREGRFLSDADRSEAPAVAVISESVAAALWPDRSALGERLILGGDGTFTPREVVGVVANPRYRGPALEPEQHIWVPWSQVPLAPLDLVIRTADGATPAAELSALLDSFGGAATLRSLRSVPEAAAHRFTEPAFFTSVLGAFALLASALSAVGLYGTLSHAVRTRRREFGVRLALGAHGSLLTRAVVRHGAGVTLLGVLGGLLLALMGVGFVDSRLFGISGMDPVTWVGASAVLLGAGLLASWLPARFAGRVSPLACLRIDSV
- a CDS encoding helix-turn-helix transcriptional regulator translates to MSDTPPPTPTPLEFEILLALAAGPLHGYGIIQDIESRGRAASHLRSGTLYLALRRLRDAGLVEPTTAPESEAGSNDARRKYFALTPRGGRAVADEVARLGRLVDVGRRRLADAGGTS